The DNA segment CGCAATGGCAAGCCTAATAATTCTATTTTACTTCAGTACTATAAAACAAATCTAAATGGTAAAAAGAAAAAAGTTGCTCTCGTAGCCATAATGCACAAACTTCTAAATTATATTTTTGCAGTTTTAAGAGATCAAAAACCATATACACAGCGTTCTCCAAAGCTTCATAGTAAAATGTATTTAGAAAATGTTACTAGATTAACTGCCTAAATTCAAAAATAATTTTACAGATCTGTAATTTAGCTATTGTTCGTGTTTTTCAATGGCTTGTTTGCTATACCCATTTTTACAAAATAACATTTTTAAAAATTAAATAGAAAAACTATTGACTTTTACTAGCTGGTCTTTCATACTAACCATATTTCGTATTTTCTTTTTTCCCCTTGAAAGCCTATTATAGAGAACAGATTTGCCAAGCCCTGTATCTTTAGATATTTCATCCATATCTTTATCTTCTATATATAGTTTCTTGAAAATAATTCTATCTTCTTTTGATAAATTATGTAACATTTTTTCAGTTTCACTACTTATTTCATTTGTTAAAATTTCTCTGAGCAAATTATCTTCTACAGGTATAATTGCTTTTTCTATATCGGCATTCTCTGTATGTCTTAAATATTTTCTTATATAATCAATAGATTTATATTTTGCAATCCCTGCTATCCAATTTTTAAAACTAGACTTTTCAGGATTGTAATAATGAATATTCTTCCAAATAGCAAGTAAACAATCATTCATACATTCTTCATGAAAGTCTTGTAGTCTAAAAAGATGTTTTTTTATAACTGTTTTAAGAATCCAAGCGTAATTGTCAATAACATATTCTAAAGCTCTTTCATTTTTCTTCTTTATCTGATCAATAAAATTCTCTTCCGTTATTCTCAATGGCACCACCTTCTTTATTTATTTTCTACATGCATGTTTTGACCCTTCACCTAATACTTCGTAACTACAATACTAAATCTATCAAAAATTCAAAATAAATTTGGGGTCAGGCTCACTTTTAAACTTTATCCATATAAGTAATATATCTTTTAGTTTAAAAGTGAGCCTGACCCCATTTTGTGGTTTACAATTTTTTAGTTGCAGTTTTTACACCAAAACCAATTAGTATCAATCCCACAATTATATTCAATATATTGAGGAATTGAGGCTTTAAAAAAATGTTAATGAAACTGCCAAAAATAGAAATTAAGGTTAGAAAAGCCAAGGTAGAAAGTATAGCTCCCAGTCCAAAATAATACATATCTTTTTGTTCCATATTTTCTTCAACAATTTTTGTTGAAAAAACCCCTGCCCAAAATAATATAGTTAAAGGATTTGATAACGTTAATACAAAGGTTTTAACAAAAACACCCTTAATATTTTGTCTTGATAAAAAGTTTAAGCTAGGTAATAAATCAATCCCCAAAACATCCAAGATATTACTAAAACCAAAAATAACAAGTACAATAGCCCCGAAATATTTTAAAACTAATTTTGTATTATTATACTTATCAATTAAAGTCCCCATACCAAGTATAGCTCCCAGTATAAATATCCCATCAATAATCACTACAGCCAAGACTCCTATCATTGCCGATAGCAATCCTAAAGAGGACCCAGTTTTAAGAATATATATACATATAGGGCCCACTGCAAGTTGTAATAACATTCCAAAACGGAATCCTTTTAACAACATGGAGAATCCTCCCTATCTATTATTTTTTTCTTTTAAAGTTGATAAAGCAATCAAGGTATTGGATTTTTGAACTCCTTTTATGGACTTTAGTTTATTACTTAGAAAATCTTCTAATTCAGTTGTATCACTAACCAGAACTTTAATCATATAATCATATTCACCTGCCATATGATGACATTCGATCACTTCTGAAAACTCAATTATCAATTCTCTAAACCCATGAATATTTGGCGCACAATCAATATTTATAAATACAAAAGCCATTAGTTTATAACCAAGCTTTTCACGATTTAACTTAATAGTATATTTTTCAATTATATTTGATTCTTCTAATCTTCTTATTCTATCTGATACAGCAGGTATAGATAAATTTACATTTTTGCTAATCTGAGAAGCAGTAGCTCTGCTGTTCTCCTTTAGTACATCAATAATCTTTTCGTCAATTATATCCATAACCTCAAACTCATTTAATTATATTTTAAATATATTACATGTGATAATCTAAATAATATAAACGTATATTTTAAAATTGTTTAATATTTAAAGGAAAATAAGCATACTTATCTATAACTAAATTCTGACGCCTTTATACATTCAAACCAAGGTGTGCATTATACAAGTCCAGTATTTGAAAACCTAATCAAATCATATGGATTAGGACAATCTATGTCTAGGCGAAGTAACTGCTGGGATAATGCACCACAAGAATCTTTTTTTGACATTTTAAAGATGAGTGCTATATAAAATCATACGAAACTTTTGAACAATTGCAAGAAGGAATAGAACAATATATAATTTACTACACTAAATATAGATGTCAATGGAGTTTAAAAAAGATGACTCCTGTTAGTTACAGAAATCATCTTCTTAATGCTGCATAGTCTTTTTAAAATTGTCCTTGACTAAGGGTACATTTTATTTACTAGCTGGTCTTTTTTATACATTAATGGAAAATTAATATTGACAGATCTTATCCTTGCAATAAAAAAACACACAAAAAAATGTGCATCTATTTAAATAAACTCTCCCTATTAAGGATAATCTAAACCTTCCCATCTTTTATTAGTGATATTAATCTTATAGTTAGATCTGTAATTTTATTTGCGTCTACGTCATTTTTAGTATTGTTTACAGTAATTGAAACTGTATATATATCACTATTTTCTTCTTTTTGAAGAAGATGAGTATACTGAAGAACTCCAGGTTCTGATCCTCCCTTATAGCCAACTAAGCTCCAATCCTGTTTATTTGCTAGCCCTGGATTAATAGTTATTTCACTAGTGTCTTTTAAATCATATATTGTATTGCAAAGCTCCTTGGTTGTAAAAAACCACTCTACATCATTAACTAAAGTTGGGGAAGTTAAAATATTGTCTAAGGTTAAATCTTTATCCTTTACAAGGTTTAGAATTTCTTCTTTATAAGACTCACTTCCATTAATATATTTTTGCTGAAGGTCTTTTTCAAGAAGCCACTTTATTTTAAATACTTCAGTTGTTTTTAAAAAAGGCTTATTAATATCCGAAACATTTTTTTCAATATTTTCTCTTCCAATATACTCTATTAAATGATCAGTTGCAGTATTGTCGCTTACTGAAATCATTAAATTCGTTAGTGTTTTTAATGTTACAGGAGTACCTACAGTCCACTCCTGAAGAAATCCAGTAGGAAGCGATATGTTTTCCTTATTTAAGGCTATAACATCCTCCCAAGAAGCATCTTTAGCTTCTATTTCATCATAAACAGCCTTTAAAACATATAGTTTAAAAGCAGAGCCTACTGCCATTGGTTTGTCTTCATTATAAGAAAGTAAGACATCTTTATTATTTTTCATTATGCAAACAGAGGCTAAGCCATCAAGAGCTTTTATTTCCGATAATACCTTTTCTGCTGAATCATCTTCTAAAGTAGGTGGTCTAAAATATAATGCTACAATTCTATTTTTATCGTTTAGCTTTATCTGTGAAGAAAATCTCCCCTTTTCAAATACAAGGATATACTTATTATCTTTCCATTCTATATCATTTAACATACCGAAATTTGCTTTATAAGCTTCGACCAACTCTATGATTTTTTCTGCCGGTACTTGATTTAAAAAGGATTGATCAAACAATGAACTCATCTCATTATAGTTTATTGTAAAAATCTTGTAGAGTACCTCTTTGTTAGTATCACTTTCAGAAAAAGCTACTGATGATAACAACAGTGAAACTATTAATGTCACTATAAGTATTCTCCGTTTCATAAACCTATCACTCCTTATAATTTAATAAAATTGGACTAAAGAATTTCTTAGTAAAAATTTATCTATTCATCCCTCCTCCACTAAGTGAAAGTATGAAGTTCTCAATTTATCATCTTTAGTTATAATAGATTTTATGTCTTTTTATTTTAGTCTTCATAGCTAAATATTTCTTCTATAGTCGTTTCAAATACCTTTGATACATCCATGGCTAATTTTAGAGATGGATTGTATTTTCCATTTTCTAAGTTACCTATTGTTTCTCTCCGCACTCCAACCATCTTTGCTAAATCCTTTTGGCTTAAATTATATCTTGCTCGAAATTCTCGTATTCTAGTTTTCAGCGCCACTAACTGCACCTGCTTTCTCTGTATTCTAAAACCATAAGATAAATAGAAAATACAAAAATTGCAGTAGCAAAACTAAGACCAAATGCAAACGGTATAGCTCTAGCATCTAAGTAAACAAAATATCCCAAAAACATAAATAGAACTAAAGAAATCATCTGACATAAAAAAGCACTAGTAGCTGCTTTTCGTACATTAAGCTCAAAAAGTTCATCAGGTATTATAAAAAAATATCTTATATAGTAACCGAAGCCAAAAAATCCATATAAGCTTATATCTCCTGTTTTCCATCCTAGGAATCCTATTAATGAAAGTAGAGAAAGTAAGCCTAAATAGTTAAACTTTTTCATTTCAACCTCTCCTTCTGATGTTATATATTTTTCACTTTATGTTATGAATATATAACATTAGGGATTAGAAGTCAATATATATTTTCCAAATATAGCCTTAATTTATAAAACTATTGTACATATGCCTAATACACCTTTATGAAAGACTCCTAAATATTCCAATAGGAAATTTGGGGTCAGGCTCACTTTTAAACTTTATTGATATAAATAATATATCTTTTAG comes from the Clostridiisalibacter paucivorans DSM 22131 genome and includes:
- a CDS encoding sigma-70 family RNA polymerase sigma factor, whose product is MRITEENFIDQIKKKNERALEYVIDNYAWILKTVIKKHLFRLQDFHEECMNDCLLAIWKNIHYYNPEKSSFKNWIAGIAKYKSIDYIRKYLRHTENADIEKAIIPVEDNLLREILTNEISSETEKMLHNLSKEDRIIFKKLYIEDKDMDEISKDTGLGKSVLYNRLSRGKKKIRNMVSMKDQLVKVNSFSI
- a CDS encoding LysE family transporter, whose product is MLLKGFRFGMLLQLAVGPICIYILKTGSSLGLLSAMIGVLAVVIIDGIFILGAILGMGTLIDKYNNTKLVLKYFGAIVLVIFGFSNILDVLGIDLLPSLNFLSRQNIKGVFVKTFVLTLSNPLTILFWAGVFSTKIVEENMEQKDMYYFGLGAILSTLAFLTLISIFGSFINIFLKPQFLNILNIIVGLILIGFGVKTATKKL
- a CDS encoding Lrp/AsnC family transcriptional regulator, yielding MDIIDEKIIDVLKENSRATASQISKNVNLSIPAVSDRIRRLEESNIIEKYTIKLNREKLGYKLMAFVFINIDCAPNIHGFRELIIEFSEVIECHHMAGEYDYMIKVLVSDTTELEDFLSNKLKSIKGVQKSNTLIALSTLKEKNNR
- a CDS encoding serine hydrolase; the protein is MKRRILIVTLIVSLLLSSVAFSESDTNKEVLYKIFTINYNEMSSLFDQSFLNQVPAEKIIELVEAYKANFGMLNDIEWKDNKYILVFEKGRFSSQIKLNDKNRIVALYFRPPTLEDDSAEKVLSEIKALDGLASVCIMKNNKDVLLSYNEDKPMAVGSAFKLYVLKAVYDEIEAKDASWEDVIALNKENISLPTGFLQEWTVGTPVTLKTLTNLMISVSDNTATDHLIEYIGRENIEKNVSDINKPFLKTTEVFKIKWLLEKDLQQKYINGSESYKEEILNLVKDKDLTLDNILTSPTLVNDVEWFFTTKELCNTIYDLKDTSEITINPGLANKQDWSLVGYKGGSEPGVLQYTHLLQKEENSDIYTVSITVNNTKNDVDANKITDLTIRLISLIKDGKV
- a CDS encoding helix-turn-helix transcriptional regulator, which codes for MALKTRIREFRARYNLSQKDLAKMVGVRRETIGNLENGKYNPSLKLAMDVSKVFETTIEEIFSYED
- a CDS encoding DUF3796 domain-containing protein; this encodes MKKFNYLGLLSLLSLIGFLGWKTGDISLYGFFGFGYYIRYFFIIPDELFELNVRKAATSAFLCQMISLVLFMFLGYFVYLDARAIPFAFGLSFATAIFVFSIYLMVLEYRESRCS